A window of Phragmites australis chromosome 2, lpPhrAust1.1, whole genome shotgun sequence genomic DNA:
ACCCCTTTAATGGCAAGGATTACCTTATGGCATACATGCCTCTATTCCATTTCCCCGCCTGGAGAACTGACTATCAATCGACTTTTCATTATGGCTATCGGCAAACTATGcttttctacgaacttagttgAAATGAAAGAATGTGTTGCTCTGGAATCGAATAAAACTATAGTGGGATGAGAGTTGGTAGGGAACATACCAAGTACCACATCTGGGGTGTCCTGGGCATCCTCCGCTGCAACGTGGTTGACTCGCCCACTCATGAAGTTCTAACGAGGCTGCCGTTGTGGCTGACCTTCGGGGTGATTATGCTGCTGGTTGTTGGTCTAACCCTGCTATTTCTTATGACACTTATTGGCAAGGTGTCCAAAGTTCCTATAGTTGAAGCAAGGGCCAATGGTACTAGATCCCTAGTCAGTGTGGCCCTGCTGTTGCTGGTTCTGGTTCACTAGGTGTGGGCCTGGTAGCTGAAACACTACTCCTGCTAGGGCTGCTGCTGCCTTGGCTGACTGAAAGATCACAAGGTCTGGTTGGGTGCCCTCTGTTGCTAGTTCTAGCCTAACTGACGGTACACCAGTCCTGTGGGAGGTGGGTTGAAGCGGGGACGGGTGTTGCTGCCTGAAGACTGACCCTGCATCATCTGCTTGCGTTCTTCTCCTaaattttgcttcttcttctccaggATAAAGGCTCTTTCAACAAGTTTTTTGGAAGCTCAGGTACTCATTGGCTGAGAGAGAATACTAAAGTGCCGAGTTCAAACCTTCTAAGAAAAAATCTTGTTTATTCTCATCAGTGTCCACATCTCCAGGGGCATAGCGGGATAGCTGCGTAAATTTGGTAAAGTATTCACGCACTGACATGGGACCTTGCTTTAATCCAAGAAACTCCTTCCGTTTCAGTTTCACTTCCCCTACTGGCACGTGGTGCTTGCGGAAACTGTCCTTGAATTCTCTCCAGGTGATCTCTTGTGGGTTATCATGGGCTACAGTGTAAGCTACCCACCAATCTGAAGTTGGTCCTAAAAGCTGGTGAGAAGCAAAAAGGACTCTTTCCCTGCCTATACACTGAGAGATCTGCAGCTTACTCTCAATCATCTTGAGCCAATCATCGGTGTCCATGGACTCGACTGCCTGTGCAAACGTAGCTGGCTTGGTGCTTAGGAAGTCCTTTAGCTTGCTCTGTGGCTGCATTTGCAGTGGCGTTGGTGATGCCTGATAAGCTGGAGGTGCCTGTTGAAGTCTTGCCATGGCCTGCACCAGTCCCTGCAGAAACTGAGTCTGCACGACCATCATCTGCATTAGGTCCACTGGGTTCCAGTTGGTCCGCCTGTTCCATGAGGGGAACGTATCATGGTTGTTGTCCTGGGGGTAAGCATTGGGGTTACTGCCTTCAACGTTGTTCCTGTTGGCGCCAGCAATGTTTGTAGCCCTCATGATCACCATTGACGGTTGCCAAGACATGAGATTGAGAAACAAGAACAGGGCAGGACAAATGAAGCAAACGAAGGACTCATAAGCTAATATATATAGATCGAAGACGGATACAAATGTGAAAGACAAACTTTCACATCGCATCGACACACACAAAGCAAACCTAACACACAAGTTCACAGCATCTAAAGCAAACAAGTCCATTACATCATAAAACAACTGATTCTAAACGACGCTAAACTGCTACTAGGGGAAAAACTGCTAGCTCAGGAACTGCCGCCACCCTTAGAAAGGTCCTGCGGTGCAACAAGCAGAGTGGCGTCGAGGCAGAGCTTCTTGCGGGAGGGAGAGTGGGGCAACTCTGGCTCGGGCATCTCCTCTGGTTCCTCCTTCGAGTCATCAGTCATCATAGCATGAAGGGTGTGAATCCTCTCCTCTGCCTTAGCGAGCCTCAGGTGCACATCGTCTAGCTCGTCAAGGGCTCTGTCTAGCTCCTGAGTCAAGGTGTCGGTGAGGTGAACCTGCTCCACCAGTCTGGCATCACCCTCCCTGTTGGTGCCGGCAAAGGTGACCTCCAAGCTGCCACTCCTACACTACAGGTAGAAGTTGTACTGCGTAGTCTGAATAGTGACATGGTACTCTGTGTAGATGATTGAAAGTGCCTGGCGAGCTGCATCACAGATCCCAGCTGCAAAGGTCTCTCTTAGTGCGAGGGCTGAATAGATCCTGCGCACCCCATGGCCATCGTCGTCCGAGCGCTTCTCAAAGACGATCACCTCCACCATCTAAGCGTAGCCATGGCCACTGAGCAGGGTCCTGATTCCCTTTTAGATCAGGGCCTCCTGATAGCCCCAAGCCTCAAGGATCGTCCAAAGCTTGCGAGGAAACTCTCCCGCCCGAAGTACAGAAGAGTGAAACTCAGCAGGCGGCTGAAACACCCAAGTAGTCTCTGTGGGAGCTCTAGCAGGAACAAAGACTCCAACCTGCTTGCGGGGCGTCTGCTTCGTGCgagccatctaaaattttgaaagagAGAAATGAGTCAGTAACCATTTTAcaaagattttataaataacAACAATAGAAAGGAGGTAGAACGACACTAGTAGAGTgaaagatttttagaaattagtttttTATAGAGATATGTTCTTAATAAcaaccatttctagctaggcttgcatCCTATGGTCAACACGGCTTTGATACCACCTCCGTTACACCCggtttcaaaagaacaaaccaGATGCATTCTAAATGTATtccaagatcaagtttcatacatgcggtgacttcataagtgataaaATAACAGTGTCATTATATAACGATAAGATTCATTACAAAAAGACTCGTAGGTCTTAAAGAAACACTAAGATAACTTCCAGTGGTAGCGGgtcttccatccatccacaggcgttgtctgGGGGGACGCTAGCCTAGAACATAGTCTTCAGGTCGAAAACTTCCATTGCCTATAACTCAGCTCGATCAGCCAGGATGTCCTCGAAATCCCCATCTTCTGAGTAGCATCAAGAGGTTGAGAGAAAGCAAGCATAAGTACATGAagcactcagcaagtgtgaaaaaatatgatatgaagaCTTAAGGTAAGAAAGGCTTGACTCAGATTTACTGCATTTATGCATCATAATCTAGGACTAAATGACTTAGCattcctatttactatgtgtgataaCACCAACATTAAAAGAACAGCTCATTGAATTCAATCCAACTACCAAACTCATCAGATATCCTATATCCGGCTTCCAACTCATCAGgataccaccacccgactacccaaaaccaaccatccaagatccccactaataataaagaagtccaagcccgctcttgaccgtgagtaTGGTTGATCGATCAGTTgtatactctgcagagtctaCATACTTtaccccacgagtcatgatcaactcttttACCGGCacccgtcggtaccttacacacttctgaggtatgcgccgagagatcactacaaggcccttacaaagcgcctccaaatccGTAAAcacccactaagatttcacTGCTAACAAGGATTACATCCCTGCAGAGGCTCCCTCTTATGCCACTCAACAGCCAagtggtgcgtacagaataagaAGGATATCTAATTAAATGGCTAGGCTgtaccatataagcctcgtTGTTGTGCTATTGTGCCAGGTTACATGTCCATGAATCGATCCTTAGAATTTACAGTAGGTACTTGCACATCACCCAATACACACACAGCAGCCATACCAACTAAaccaacctgcctagatccctatgttccatattgctacaaaagattacccaacCTGATTCATATTACAGAGACCATTAGTCAGATTAACATTTAAACCACCTAACTTGACAACATGACTAAACATTTCAAACCTTAACACTTAAACTACAGCTCAAACGATAAAGATAATCATGTAAAGTACTAAACACGCCCTCTGTCCATGGGGTGGTCAACGGGCTTTTAGGCTCAGTCCATGGTCTATGGACTAACCGTGGGCTACACAGAGAGGTATATGGTGCACCGGGAAGTGGTAGGCGGGGTTCACGGGCTTATCGATCGTGGTGAGCTAGAGGCAGGTGTCTACGGTGGACTGGTGCTCATGGGCCGGTGCTAACTAGGAAGCAGGGCCAGGGAATAAGTGTGCGCCACATCGGTTAAAGGGATCCAACGTTGCGGCCACGTTGGCACGGAGGGCTCGAGCCACCGGAACAGGGAGAAGGGACGACTTCCGAAGTGGTGGCTAGGAGCGTCGAACCTCAACTTAAATTACACCAGGGCGATCCTCGTGACAAGGCAGAGATGATGCAGGGTCCCACGTCACCGATAAAAAGGCCGGAGCGGTAACGGAAGCTCATTGAACTTTGTGGCGGCGATGATTCATAGTGGTTTCTCGCGAGGAGGGCTTTTCATGGGCTTTATGCTATTGGGAAGGCATCTACGGCCTACACTGAAGCTAGCAGGAGGTTTAGCTTGGCCGGGACGACACCACCGGCGGCCAGCAGTGGGAGAGAAAGGCGGAGACCATGGTGTGCTCGGTGTGGTGAGAGTATGGGCTATGAGAGAGGGAGCAGAGGCTCAGGGAGGGATGGACGGGCTCTGGTGGAGCTTACCAGGTGGTCAGCTGAGCTGGGGGCGGTTGGAGCTGGGCCGGTGATGGAGAATAagcgacgacgacggcggtggTCTCCTCAGGCTTCGGTCGATCTCTCCCTCCTTCGGCTCCCGGACTGCTAGGAGGGGTGAGGAAGTGAGGGGAGAGCACCAGGAAACTAAAGAGGCGGAGAGGATGCGGAGGGACTCACCAGCAGTGGTGAATTGCGATGGCGGCTAGCGGTGGGGAAGAAATAGAGAGGCTCGATGGAGGGGGGAAATTGAGAGTGGAGGAGAGAAAAGGGAAGGCAACAAGCAGTGCTGTGAGGCGAGGAAGAGCTTGACAGAGCTATTTATAGTTGAGGAATGGCGGTTGAGCTCACCGGATAACATCGGAGCGGAGGAAAAATTATCCCACCAGCGTGCTCGCATCGATGGGACATGACGGTAGGGTGATGGCGTGCAACAGACGTGCTCCTGCATTGGGGCAACGACATGCGACACGCTAGAGCTCATTACTATGCTCTCTGCAGCGGCCTCGATGAGACAAGAGCGGAGGAGATGGGAAAGGACGCGAGAGGGGGCAGAGCGGCCATGGCAGAACGGCTGcacatgtgcatggttatgtgtGAGTGAGGTGCCATGATGGCACGACAGCGCTACACCGACTGGTTTGCTGACACACCTGCCTGCGTTTCTGCGGCGTTGTCTCggctcagagagagagaggatagagATCGAGCGCGGGAGGGGAGAAGTAGATGGGAGCGATGAAGGTGACAGGCGGCTTGAGCATGCgcggaagagagggagagatgggatGGGCCCGATAGGGgaatggaaagaaaaaaaaaggaggagggAGGCACTGGGTTGGGCCGGACTGAGGGGTAGGAGAGAGGGGATGGGTTTCGGCCCGAGGATGGTTTAGGAATTTAGAAATAGGTTTTATATTTTTAGTGAAGGAGCAAAGTTCCATTTTGAAaggaattcaaatttgaactgtcaaataaactccaaatagaaatccaagaaaaactaaaaatgcAGAATTTGACTTTGTGTAagtttttgaattcaaaaattttATTTTGGTATGAACTCAAACTACTTTGATTTGCTTCAATGGGAATTGTTGTAATGTttcaaaaagttcaaaattttcgtggtttttaaatgctaccaaaacacagggtgttacaacaGTGAAGGAGCAGTCATAGGCTGAGGAACACCAATACGTGAAGGGAGAGATTGTTGCAATAACCCCTATTTAATTAGCTATAAAATATCACCACACTTTCAACTGAAAATAGAACACTTTGATTCTATTTTGTATCTAGTGTTTGatattcaaaagaaaaatcatgaatCGTCGGTGTTTCGCCTCACCGGGTGGCGTATATGGCAGTCCCTCACGATGAGCGCGCTCTGTAGCGTTAGCGGCGCCTTGCCGTGCTCCGAGGGAGTTGGgatggatgaggatgaggaagtACAGCATCCAACATGTCCTCATCTCACGACGGTGTGAGTCTTTTTGGCGGCAGCAGATGGTGAATACAAACGAAAATAACTAAGAATCGGTGCCCGTTGGAGAAGATGGGAAGTCAGAAATGAGTTGGTGCGGATCCAGGGCTAGGGTGCTCAAGCTCAACCACCACCCTTGGTGCTCTACGTAGAGGAAGCAGAGATAGGATGGTGAATAAGAAGGGGCATGGGAAGGAAGGAGGAGATGAACCAACCCCGCTGGTGCTCTACGAAGAAGGAGAGATAGGAGGGTGAATAAGATGGGGtatggagaggaaggagaagatgaACCCTTATACCACCGGTTACAATTGTAATTGTATAGAACGATGCTCACATCAAGCTAAAAATGTCGTCTTTATGTATATATCCATGTCGTCGTGATCGATCATGCATGTACACGCACACGACGAGAAGGCATGTTTGAAGTTTAATTCCTTGCGAAGAGCCTGTGGGAGACGAAGACGCCGAGCGTGAAGGCGGCGACGGCCGTGGCGATCACCTCCTTCTTCTTGCCGACGGCCTCCGCCAACTTGAGCCCCTTCTCTGCCGCGCACTCCTTCCAGCGCCcgctcttcctctccctctccgccttcGCCTTCGTCTCTGCCACCCAAGCCTCGACCCTGCGTGCCGCCTCGCGGGCGACCTTCGCCCTGTGATCGGCCGCCCTGGCCTTCTCGTCCTGAATCTCCTGATCTCGATGAGGTCCTTTCGTGTTCGCGTACGGCGGCGGCGCCTTTGCCTTCGGGTCGTCTTCTTCCACCTCTTTGCTTCTCACCGTCAAGCTCGCCCTCTCCGCCTCGATCCTCCGCTCCGTCTCCGCATCACTGCCAGCCTTGGCCGCCTTGTCCTCCTGCAGATCTTTTGGCTCGTCGGCGTCTTCTTCCCCCTTGGCCTCCGGCAGCGACGCTGGCAACTCGACGGCATCCGATTGCAGCAGCTTGGGCACGGTGAGCGTGAGCACGGTGCCGTCGAAGCGGCCGGTGATGGCATCGAGATTAGCCGTGTTGGGCAGCTGGAACACCTTGTGGAGCTGCAGCGCTTTCCCCGAGCCGGCGCCTCCTGGCGCGCGCTGTCCGAGGACGATCAGGCGGCCGGCGGCATCCACGTGCACCCGAAAATTCTCGTTCTTGAACTCTTCAATTTAGTTCAACCAAGAACAAGAACGTAAGTACCAGAGTTAGCTCCATTTTGATCATGTCGACGTACGTCAGGCATCGTAGACACACAACGCAGGCACCTGGGAGGTCGAGGCGGAGTAGATAGCTGCCACCGTCGTCGAGCCACTCGTAGACGGGGTCGAActtgccgccgccgtcgcgcggCTGCTGAGGCGCCGCCGGTGTTTGCCTTCTGGccatggccggccggccggcttaGACAGTTAGATCGAGATCGATGGCGTGTGCTTCTGCACGCACGTTGATGGTATTCAGCTCGCTCGTGACCTTGCAGGAGATGTACCGTGCAGTTCTGGGCTTCTGGCTGCCCGATAGATATACCACAAGCTGAGAGTCCGAGACATGCAAGCTTAGCCTGTTACTCATTCCAAGCTTTTCTTGACGGCAACAAAATTCTCCCTCTTttcctttcgaaaaaaaaactctctctTTCTTTGAGACGACGGATAGGGTAAGAAATGTTTCAGGGTTAAGGATAGGGAATCTCTGCTCCCGATGGATCGACAACATATACATGTGTTCCGTTGCCTTCCGGCGCGCGGCACGGCACCGGGGCTACCTGCTGCACTACGTTTTCATCGCAGATCGCACGAACACGAAAGAGCGACGCAATGTGTGATGCTCAGCGCCTGCCGCATGTTTGGCTTCAACAGGCTATTAACCGATTGATTGGTCTAAAAAGAAGTTGCGAGAAAAAAGATTAACCGGTTACCGTGGATTAAATTACACGAAAGAAATGGTCGGCAATTTGGTGGTTCAGGCAGTGGGAACCTTTACCAGCAAGTGACTGTGATTAAGAAGATTTCCAAACCGCAAACAGCAAAACCGCTAGCAAACACCTGTCTAGATTTACAAGCGCAGCTCTTGCAAATCTGGCTTTAGTTATGAACGTTAAATTCATTCCTCAAGTTGGAAGCGACCTGTAGAAATTCATTCCTCAAGGTCCCAGGAGATCAAGGAATGAAAAGTGAACACAAAATGTTCTCCATCATATTACACAAGATTAACAATGGGTCTCAATCACCAGAAATTATTAACAGAAGGTGCTGAGGATCAAAACATAAGGTCAATCCTAATATTTGCCTATGAAACAGATCAtggagaaaaaatatataattcaaGATCAAAATGATGCCGCAAAGATGACTTTGGGCCATGTTTTTTCGTGTTATTCCAACCCACTAGAACTGAAAAGAAAATCCTAGAGCCCAAAACAGTTGGCATTAATGCTTGAGAACCAAGGACAGGCCAACTTTCGTGCTCTTTTCAGTTGCCTTGGTGTCGATCTCACCAGAGACGGTGACGAACGACTTGGGACGCCATTCATGCTGGACGAGGGCACTGGCCATGCCATAGTTGTTGAAGCGTGCCTTTACAGTGGTGTGGGGATCCAGCGAATGCTGAGAACCAAATATTAGAGTGCTCTCATTCCTTGAGAAGCTGTGCGACAGCTCAGCTCCAACAGCAGTGCCTGAATGGTGCTTTACCAAGTGGTAGTACGACGCAGTCAAGGTATCACCATGATTGTTCCTGCCAAAGATCTGTGAGGTTATTTATCACATTAAAATTAGTGTGAGAATATTGTCCACTAAGGACATTGAAGCAGATATCTTAGTCTGGATTACAGTGCTGAGCAGTACATACAATATTATTTACTGGCACATGGTAGCACACCAAATAAATAATACTTACAGATGAAGGGACGCAATAAGATCTGGATTGGTGAGGCTCAGGGCGGCATTGTACTTGGTGAAATTGCTAGTTGCTGTATCAAATGAAACATCAACACCAACTGAGAGTGCTTTGCTTCCAAAGACGCCAGAAAGGATAACCGTAGGGTTGGAATTAAGCCCAACGCTTGCATTCACTCCAGCATACTCATGCAGGTACTGGAGTTCAAGCTGATAAGACAGACAAAAACAGGATTAAGTGATATACATCAACAGTCACCATGTTGGACAAAAGAATTGAGCAAATTAAGTGATGCCAAAACTTTACCTTCCCTGACCGCTGGTCTGGAACAACCAAGCTGAGAATGGACTTGAGCCCTGGAGTTCCAAACTCATCGACTGTGACTGTCGTCAAAAGCTGGAAGATATAAAATTCATAAGCAAACTCTCAAGGAAATATTGTATCCACACAAGTCACAAGAAAAGATTTTGAGACATAAAAAACAGTTCACTATACAAACCAAAATTCAATGTCAAGCAAATGCAGCTATTATTTCTCATAAACATGTTCTGTTTAGGAACAAGAGAAGTGGAGCACCATGGCTTACATCTGACTCTGAGTTTGTTTTCACATCAACTGTCAAGTTCTTGCTCTTAATTTGGGTTTGCAGCTCGCCGAAGATGGACTCGTTTATCCTTGTTCCTGCAGCTGTGATTGCCTGTATGCAAaaccaagatcatcaaaatggAACACAAATCACATGCTACTTATAAAGATACGCTGAATTGAAAATGTATACCCATCCTCTAATGGTCTGCTCGGTAAAATGTTAGTAATAAGTAACTGATAGCATGTacttaagttttattgcatggAAGAAAATATTAGAGTTTATTTATATTAGGCTTTCCATCTATTATTGTACTTGCCTAGTTTAGTCCCTCTAATTGAGGATTGTAATCTCATGTAATCTTGTCTTTTGGCTATTAATAGAATGCCACCCCTGCCTTTGGCTGCGTGGTGATTGCTCTAATTCTACATGGTATCAGATTTCCCTTTCCTTCCTGAGCTTCTTCCGCTGCTCCTCCTCTGTTTCTCACCCGCCGCTGCTGCTAGCCCTAGTAGCCGCCACCTCCCATGTCGGCCCCGGTCACCGACGTCACggacgtcgccgccgccgcctctagCGGTAACACCTCCAGGGTGCACGTCGCGCCGCCGATCGTCCTCAACCCGTACTGCACCATCATTGTCAAGTCTCACGTGTCAACAACCCTCGACATGAAGACGGCGAactactcccgctggtccaagTTCTTCCGGACCATGTGCACCAAGTTCGGCCTTCTCTCCCACATCAATGTCACGCACCCGGACGACCCCGCCTAGACCCTTGCGGATTCCGCCGTCCTCAGCTGGTTGTACGGCTCTGTCGTCGACGACGTCCTGGACTCCGCGATGGCCGATGATGAGACAGCCCGCGACCTTTGGGTCGCGATCGAAGCCCTCTTCCGCGACAACAAGGAATCACGTGCCGTCTTCCTAAGCAACCAGTTTCACTCTCTTCTTCAAGGTGATCAGTCAATTGCCGATGCTCTCCACGACATTGGCCACCCCGTCTCCGACTCGCAGCTCGTCCTCAATTTGCTACGCGGCCTCAACCCCCGCTACTCCAACACCGCCGACGACATCGCCAACTCGACACCGTTCCCCTCCTTTGCTCGGGCTCACTCCATGCTATCTCTCAAGGAGACTAGCCTTGCCAACGAGACAAAGATCGCCACCGAGACGGCTTTGCTTGCCGACGACTCCTCATGCAGCTAGTCCGGCTGCCGCTCCACCACGATGCCTGCTCCAACTGCTATGGCCGCCTCCCCTGCCTCCAACGCGGACAATGGAAGTCGCGGCGAGCGCAACCGCCGTGGCAAGCACAGCGCCGGCACTGGTGGCCCCTCGGGCAAGCGCACGACTCCACCGGCCGGTCCCTGGTTCTGCTTCAACCCATGGTCCGCTCCTGGTGCCGGTTAGTGGGCCCCCCATGGCGGTCAGTGGCTCCCGTCGCCAGCCCCGGGCCTCCTCGACACTCCGCCACAGGCGCACACCGCCTTTGCGCCTCTTCAACCCTACACTACACCAACATGGGACCAGCAGGGGCTGATCACCGCCCTGAACCAGCTCGTTGTCCAGGGACACGACGGATGGGTTGTGGACAGCAGCGCCACCTCCCACATGGCGTCCAATGGCAGTATCCTCCTCACTTCTCATTCCCCACCTAACACGGCTGTCACTATTGGCAATGGTTCACGTCTACCCATCACCTCTAGCGGTCACACTCTTCTTCATACACCTAACACAATTTTTTCtctttgtgatgtttttgtTGTTCCTCATTTAGTTCGCAATCTCCTCTCTGTTCAAAAGTTCAGTCATGACAATAATTGTTCCCTCGAGTTTAACGCTTTCGGTTTTTCTGTTAAGGATCTCCAGACGCAACGAGTGATGCTTCGCTGCAATAGTGAGGGCGACCTCTACACCATTCCTGTTGTCGATTCTCCTACCACTGCCAGCGCCCACCTCGCCATCTCCTCCCAGTTATGGCACCAGCGTCTCGGTCATCCCGGCATTGCATCCCTTGCTAGTTTGCATAAAAGTTCGCTTATTGCATGTAATAATGTAGCTCGCTCTGCCAATCCTGTCAGCTTGGTAAACACGCGCGCCTACCTTTTGCTACATCAACTTCACGCACTTTTGCACCTTTTGAGCTTGTCCATTGTGATGTGTGGACCTCTCCTGTGGCTAGCATATCTGGTTCGCTCTATTATTTGGTcgttgttgatgatttctctcattTTTGCTAGACCTTTCCGCTTAACAAGAAGTCTGACGTTCACCAACACATAGTAGACCTCGTTGGCTACGCCAGCACACAGTTCGGCCTCCCCCTAAAGTCCGTTCAGGCTGACAACGGCCGCGAATTTGTAAACCACACCAACACATCCTTCTTTGCTTCCCGCGGCATCACTTTGCGCCTCTCTTGCCCTCACACCTCCTCACAAAAGGGCAAAGCCGAGCGGATGCTACGCACGCTCCTCCTTCATGCTCATATGCCTCCTAGGTTCTAGGCCGAGGCCTTAGCTACTGCCACTTATCTTCTCAACCGAtgtccctcctcctccaccagtGATGCTATTCCCTACACCCTTCTTCACCAAACGCCACCACAATACAATCATCTTCAGGTTTTTGGTTGCCTTCGTTTTCCAAATTTATCCGCTACTGCTACTCACAAACTTGCTCCTCGCTAGCGGCTTGTGTCTTCCTTGGTTACCCCCTCAGCATAAAGGATATCGCTGCCTTGACCTTGCCACAAACCGAGTCATCATATCTCGCCATGTCGTGTTTGATGAGAGCACCTTCCAGTTTGCCAGCAGTGGTCGTTTGCCTATGTCTTCTCCTGTCACTAATACTGACTTGGACTGCCTAGTCGATGATCTTGCCATGCCGGTGCCTTGCACTGCTACCGTGGCACCCTTCCAGGTCTCTCCGGCGACAGCTCCACTCTCGGGTGTTGAGCGCTCGCTACCAGCCGCATCTGGCGTGGCCTCTGAGGCGCCGGACCGCCCACCCGTGCGTCTAGTCTACACCCGACGGCCACGTGCGGCGTCATCCTCGGCCGAGGT
This region includes:
- the LOC133909964 gene encoding stress response protein NST1-like: MARRQTPAAPQQPRDGGGKFDPVYEWLDDGGSYLLRLDLPEFKNENFRVHVDAAGRLIVLGQRAPGGAGSGKALQLHKVFQLPNTANLDAITGRFDGTVLTLTVPKLLQSDAVELPASLPEAKGEEDADEPKDLQEDKAAKAGSDAETERRIEAERASLTVRSKEVEEDDPKAKAPPPYANTKGPHRDQEIQDEKARAADHRAKVAREAARRVEAWVAETKAKAERERKSGRWKECAAEKGLKLAEAVGKKKEVIATAVAAFTLGVFVSHRLFARN
- the LOC133905798 gene encoding mitochondrial outer membrane protein porin 3-like, with product MAPGLYSDIGKKTRDLLYKDYNTHQKFTLTTCSPQGVAITAAGTRINESIFGELQTQIKSKNLTVDVKTNSESDLLTTVTVDEFGTPGLKSILSLVVPDQRSGKLELQYLHEYAGVNASVGLNSNPTVILSGVFGSKALSVGVDVSFDTATSNFTKYNAALSLTNPDLIASLHLNNHGDTLTASYYHLVKHHSGTAVGAELSHSFSRNESTLIFGSQHSLDPHTTVKARFNNYGMASALVQHEWRPKSFVTVSGEIDTKATEKSTKVGLSLVLKH